The Musa acuminata AAA Group cultivar baxijiao chromosome BXJ1-3, Cavendish_Baxijiao_AAA, whole genome shotgun sequence genome window below encodes:
- the LOC135583407 gene encoding uncharacterized protein LOC135583407 isoform X8, with protein sequence MFTEGLDETAISWVNQGSDVAQKPRSPLVEKYPVEPVPEQRLLSKCNNFLSPKALPPVKFHSSLLTPHSHLLSDSDEDESVASVPEDYYANYSDSDSDLFGKPGKRSCEEEILSGESSCYEPVRETDGRQRSTLVRGLSKENLRVDVAANNSCRGDEVKSKFSANRSSVSGAIAQNHEQDGFPHSRVHILNEFMAEKFQELGTPSAPPIVGNGRESGSLNLNGETKVNLGTEVSSDFSILAQKVGEIPAGAIPVEGDMQIPLWQTNIASHMPSYNTSVQSAWQTFIAYDACFRLCLNAWARNCMEAPEFLRDECMALRNAFGLQTFLLHPRGQTQGEGRHADSKEGTNVIKGRKMIGQVEIEVKRIRIIPQRRKLQPTSSYRTIYMQMGAEYVKHMSAILKSQINSLRATASPVSSEDTLSCILQLKSSSEDALTESGSSVCLKPGTGDSHIFYPESQGDALLIEVHNINRIIQGRATVPISSLAECHQGEMTRWCPIYLEDHVCVGKVQISISVFHSSDKMTSTKRSILLDCEDQINNLLATTFENYKSLDELSPTGLTDIFGPIPESAAPALVPAVQIFTLLHDILSQEAQNILRNHLQIAAAKRCRRHMVETDEFMSSNCDGLYADPMTFSTAYLKMKMLCINISNEIQADIKIHNQHIFPSSIDLPNIAASLYSTELCKRLRGFLAACPPSKPSQHVAELLIATADFERDLESWNIRPVHGGVVSKDLFHDYIMVWIQDTRLQLLDLCKTEKSLQVPWLDVSTNCATSPFVENIYEQIRKGINEYEVVISRWPQYLLALENALADIERAVFKALEKQYSEILVPLRDGIPKILEKQVQKLTRRQPTSPYVVPSQLGIFLNTVKRILEVLHPGVEDFLKCWAACLTIEDGNTIFGEQMNGITVTLRKKYKKYMQAIVEKLVSNAQANRTTRLKRILEETKEAEGEPEIRDRMQTLCLQLTDSIHNLHHVLAIRIFVAICRGFWDRMGQIVLSFLESRKENRIWYRGSDYALGILDDLFASEMQKLLGNSLQDKDLDPPRAVIEARSILC encoded by the exons ATGTTCACCGAGGGGCTGGACGAGACGGCCATCAGCTGGGTCAATCAG GGATCAGATGTTGCTCAGAAACCTCGATCTCCTCTGGTAGAGAAATATCCCGTGGAACCGGTCCCTGAACAACGATTGCTCTCCAAATGCAACAACTTTCTGTCGCCGAAAGCATTGCCCCCCGTAAAATTCCACTCGAGCTTGCTAACTCCGCACTCGCACTTGTTGTCTGATTCGGACGAAGATGAGAGTGTAGCTTCTGTTCCAGAGGACTACTACGCCAATTACTCCGACAGCGACTCCGATCTCTTTGGGAAGCCAGGTAAGAGGAGTTGCGAGGAGGAGATATTGTCAGGTGAAAGTTCTTGCTACGAGCCAGTCAGAGAAACAGATGGCAGACAGCGATCTACTTTAGTTCGAGGGCTTTCCAAGGAGAACCTAAGAGTAGATGTAGCAGCAAACAATTCTTGTAGAGGTGATGAGGTGAAGTCCAAGTTCAGCGCTAATAGAAGCTCTGTCTCAGGTGCCATCGCCCAGAATCATGAACAAGATGGCTTTCCCCATTCACGT GTTCATATTTTAAATGAGTTCATGGCTGAGAAATTTCAAGAACTTGGAACACCCAGTGCACCTCCCATTGTGGGGAATGGAAGAGAATCAGGCAGCCTAAATTTAAATG GTGAAACCAAGGTTAATTTAGGCACTGAGGTCTCTTCAGATTTTTCAATACTGGCACAGAAAGTTGGAGAAATTCCAGCAGG AGCCATACCTGTAGAAGGAGATATGCAGATTCCTCTCTGGCAAACAAATATTGCCTCCCATATGCCAAGCTACAATACTAG TGTTCAGAGCGCATGGCAAACATTTATTGCTTATGATGCATGTTTCCGATTGTGCCTCAATGCATGGGCAAGAAACTGCATGGAGGCTCCAGAGTTCCTTCGGGATGAGTGCATGGCTCTGCGCAATGCCTTTGG ATTGCAAACCTTCTTGCTGCATCCTAGGGGCCAAACTCAAGGAGAGGGAAGGCATGCTGATAGTAAAGAAGGAACAAATGTCATTAAGGGTCGGAAAATGATTGGACAAGTGGAAATTGAAG tGAAAAGGATCCGCATCATACCTCAAAGAAGAAAGCTGCAGCCTACCTCTTCGTATCGAACAATATATATGCAAATGGGAGCTGAATATGTCAAACACATGTCAGCAATTTTAAAAAGTCAAATAAATTCATTAAGAGCAACTGCTTCCCCAGTTTCTTCTGAAG ACACTCTGTCATGTATATTACAATTGAAGAGCTCTAGTGAAGATGCACTCACAGAATCAGGTTCTAGTGTGTGTTTGAAACCTGGAACTGGTGATTCTCATATATT CTATCCTGAGAGTCAAGGAGATGCACTTTTGATTGAAGTCCATAATATAAATAGAATTATCCAAGGTCGTGCCACAGTACCAATATCATCACTGGCTGAATGTCAT CAGGGAGAGATGACTAGATGGTGCCCTATATACTTAGAAGATCATGTCTGTGTAGGGAAGGTTCAAATCTCAATCAGTGTTTTTCACTCTTCGGACAAGATGACTTCCACCAAG AGAAGCATTCTACTGGATTGTGAAGATCAGATCAACAATTTGTTGGCAACTACTTTTGAGAACTACAAGTCACTAGATGAGCTTTCACCAACAGGCCTAACTGACATTTTTGGTCCAATTCCGGAATCTGCTGCACCAGCCTTAGTGCCTGCTGTACAGATATTCACTCTTCTGCATGATATCCTGTCTCAAGAAGCTCAAAATATTTTAAGAAATCATTTGCAG ATTGCTGCAGCAAAGCGGTGTAGGCGGCATATGGTAGAAACTGATGAATTTATGTCAAGCAACTGTGATGGACTCTACGCAGACCCTATGACCTTCTCAACAGCATATCTCAAAATGAAAATGCTATGCATTAATATAAGCAACGAGATTCAAGCAGATATCAAGATTCACAATCAGCATATATTTCCTAG TTCCATAGATCTGCCAAATATTGCTGCTTCTTTATACAGTACTGAGCTCTGCAAAAGACTCCGAGGGTTTCTTGCAGCTTGCCCTCCATCCAAGCCCTCACAGCATGTGGCAGAGCTGCTGATTGCAACTGCTGATTTTGAAAGAGATCTTGAGTCATGGAACATCAG GCCAGTTCATGGAGGGGTTGTCTCAAAGGACTTGTTCCATGACTATATCATGGTTTGGATCCAAGACACGCGGCTTCAGTTACTTGATCTTTGCAAGACAGAAAAG TCTTTGCAGGTACCATGGTTAGATGTATCCACAAATTGTGCAACGTCACCATTTGTTGAGAACATATATGAACAGATTAGAAAAGGCATAAATGAGTATGAGGTGGTGATAAGTAGGTGGCCTCAGTACTTGTTGGCTTTAGAGAAT GCTCTTGCTGACATCGAACGAGCAGTCTTCAAGGCACTAGAAAAACAATACAGTGAGATCCTTGTACCTTTGAGGGATGGGATTCCAAAAATACTCGAGAAGCAAGTGCAGAAGCTCACAAGGCGACAGCCTACTTCTCCTTATGTCGTACCCAGTCAG CTGGGAATCTTTCTTAACACTGTTAAAAGAATCCTTGAAGTGCTACATCCTGGAGTTGAGGATTTTTTAAAATGTTGGGCTGCATGCTTGACAATTGAGGATGGAAATACAATTTTTGGAGAGCAAATGAATGGAATCACAGTAACTCTGAGGAAGAAGTACAAGAAGTACATGCAAGCAATTGTGGAAAAGCTTGTCAGCAAT GCACAAGCAAACCGAACCACGAGGCTCAAAAGGATTCTCGAAGAGACAAAAGAAGCAGAAGGTGAACCCGAGATTCGTGACAGGATGCAGACCTTGTGTCTGCAGCTAACAGATTCGATACACAATCTACATCATGTGTTAGCTATCAGGATCTTTGTTGCAATTTGTCGTGGTTTCTGGGATAGAATGGGACAG ATTGTGTTGAGCTTTCTTGAGAGCCGAAAGGAGAACAGAATATGGTATCGAGGATCCGATTATGCTTTAGGG ATTTTAGATGATCTGTTTGCATCTGAGATGCAGAAACTGCTCGGGAATTC
- the LOC135583407 gene encoding uncharacterized protein LOC135583407 isoform X6 has translation MFTEGLDETAISWVNQGSDVAQKPRSPLVEKYPVEPVPEQRLLSKCNNFLSPKALPPVKFHSSLLTPHSHLLSDSDEDESVASVPEDYYANYSDSDSDLFGKPGKRSCEEEILSGESSCYEPVRETDGRQRSTLVRGLSKENLRVDVAANNSCRGDEVKSKFSANRSSVSGAIAQNHEQDGFPHSRVHILNEFMAEKFQELGTPSAPPIVGNGRESGSLNLNGETKVNLGTEVSSDFSILAQKVGEIPAGAIPVEGDMQIPLWQTNIASHMPSYNTSVQSAWQTFIAYDACFRLCLNAWARNCMEAPEFLRDECMALRNAFGLQTFLLHPRGQTQGEGRHADSKEGTNVIKGRKMIGQVEIEVKRIRIIPQRRKLQPTSSYRTIYMQMGAEYVKHMSAILKSQINSLRATASPVSSEDTLSCILQLKSSSEDALTESGSSVCLKPGTGDSHIFYPESQGDALLIEVHNINRIIQGRATVPISSLAECHQGEMTRWCPIYLEDHVCVGKVQISISVFHSSDKMTSTKGGPVVETMIYDLVLEATMRAQHFHSKNLHIHGHWKWLLNEFADYYGVTDAYTKLRYLSFIMNAATPTKECLELIYELLLPIMRARGEKNLTRQERSILLDCEDQINNLLATTFENYKSLDELSPTGLTDIFGPIPESAAPALVPAVQIFTLLHDILSQEAQNILRNHLQIAAAKRCRRHMVETDEFMSSNCDGLYADPMTFSTAYLKMKMLCINISNEIQADIKIHNQHIFPSSIDLPNIAASLYSTELCKRLRGFLAACPPSKPSQHVAELLIATADFERDLESWNIRPVHGGVVSKDLFHDYIMVWIQDTRLQLLDLCKTEKVPWLDVSTNCATSPFVENIYEQIRKGINEYEVVISRWPQYLLALENALADIERAVFKALEKQYSEILVPLRDGIPKILEKQVQKLTRRQPTSPYVVPSQLGIFLNTVKRILEVLHPGVEDFLKCWAACLTIEDGNTIFGEQMNGITVTLRKKYKKYMQAIVEKLVSNAQANRTTRLKRILEETKEAEGEPEIRDRMQTLCLQLTDSIHNLHHVLAIRIFVAICRGFWDRMGQIVLSFLESRKENRIWYRGSDYALGILDDLFASEMQKLLGNSLQDKDLDPPRAVIEARSILC, from the exons ATGTTCACCGAGGGGCTGGACGAGACGGCCATCAGCTGGGTCAATCAG GGATCAGATGTTGCTCAGAAACCTCGATCTCCTCTGGTAGAGAAATATCCCGTGGAACCGGTCCCTGAACAACGATTGCTCTCCAAATGCAACAACTTTCTGTCGCCGAAAGCATTGCCCCCCGTAAAATTCCACTCGAGCTTGCTAACTCCGCACTCGCACTTGTTGTCTGATTCGGACGAAGATGAGAGTGTAGCTTCTGTTCCAGAGGACTACTACGCCAATTACTCCGACAGCGACTCCGATCTCTTTGGGAAGCCAGGTAAGAGGAGTTGCGAGGAGGAGATATTGTCAGGTGAAAGTTCTTGCTACGAGCCAGTCAGAGAAACAGATGGCAGACAGCGATCTACTTTAGTTCGAGGGCTTTCCAAGGAGAACCTAAGAGTAGATGTAGCAGCAAACAATTCTTGTAGAGGTGATGAGGTGAAGTCCAAGTTCAGCGCTAATAGAAGCTCTGTCTCAGGTGCCATCGCCCAGAATCATGAACAAGATGGCTTTCCCCATTCACGT GTTCATATTTTAAATGAGTTCATGGCTGAGAAATTTCAAGAACTTGGAACACCCAGTGCACCTCCCATTGTGGGGAATGGAAGAGAATCAGGCAGCCTAAATTTAAATG GTGAAACCAAGGTTAATTTAGGCACTGAGGTCTCTTCAGATTTTTCAATACTGGCACAGAAAGTTGGAGAAATTCCAGCAGG AGCCATACCTGTAGAAGGAGATATGCAGATTCCTCTCTGGCAAACAAATATTGCCTCCCATATGCCAAGCTACAATACTAG TGTTCAGAGCGCATGGCAAACATTTATTGCTTATGATGCATGTTTCCGATTGTGCCTCAATGCATGGGCAAGAAACTGCATGGAGGCTCCAGAGTTCCTTCGGGATGAGTGCATGGCTCTGCGCAATGCCTTTGG ATTGCAAACCTTCTTGCTGCATCCTAGGGGCCAAACTCAAGGAGAGGGAAGGCATGCTGATAGTAAAGAAGGAACAAATGTCATTAAGGGTCGGAAAATGATTGGACAAGTGGAAATTGAAG tGAAAAGGATCCGCATCATACCTCAAAGAAGAAAGCTGCAGCCTACCTCTTCGTATCGAACAATATATATGCAAATGGGAGCTGAATATGTCAAACACATGTCAGCAATTTTAAAAAGTCAAATAAATTCATTAAGAGCAACTGCTTCCCCAGTTTCTTCTGAAG ACACTCTGTCATGTATATTACAATTGAAGAGCTCTAGTGAAGATGCACTCACAGAATCAGGTTCTAGTGTGTGTTTGAAACCTGGAACTGGTGATTCTCATATATT CTATCCTGAGAGTCAAGGAGATGCACTTTTGATTGAAGTCCATAATATAAATAGAATTATCCAAGGTCGTGCCACAGTACCAATATCATCACTGGCTGAATGTCAT CAGGGAGAGATGACTAGATGGTGCCCTATATACTTAGAAGATCATGTCTGTGTAGGGAAGGTTCAAATCTCAATCAGTGTTTTTCACTCTTCGGACAAGATGACTTCCACCAAG GGTGGTCCAGTTGTTGAAACAATGATATATGATCTAGTACTTGAGGCAACAATGCGAGCTCAGCATTTTCATTCAAAGAATTTACATATACATGGTCATTGGAAGTGGCTTTTGAATGAATTTGCTGATTATTATGGAGTAACTGATGCATATACAAAGCTGAG GTATCTttcatttatcatgaatgctgcgACACCTACAAAAGAATGCTTAGAGCTTATATATGAGCTCCTTTTACCCATCATGAGAGCTCGAGGTGAAAAAAATTTAACTAGACAAGAG AGAAGCATTCTACTGGATTGTGAAGATCAGATCAACAATTTGTTGGCAACTACTTTTGAGAACTACAAGTCACTAGATGAGCTTTCACCAACAGGCCTAACTGACATTTTTGGTCCAATTCCGGAATCTGCTGCACCAGCCTTAGTGCCTGCTGTACAGATATTCACTCTTCTGCATGATATCCTGTCTCAAGAAGCTCAAAATATTTTAAGAAATCATTTGCAG ATTGCTGCAGCAAAGCGGTGTAGGCGGCATATGGTAGAAACTGATGAATTTATGTCAAGCAACTGTGATGGACTCTACGCAGACCCTATGACCTTCTCAACAGCATATCTCAAAATGAAAATGCTATGCATTAATATAAGCAACGAGATTCAAGCAGATATCAAGATTCACAATCAGCATATATTTCCTAG TTCCATAGATCTGCCAAATATTGCTGCTTCTTTATACAGTACTGAGCTCTGCAAAAGACTCCGAGGGTTTCTTGCAGCTTGCCCTCCATCCAAGCCCTCACAGCATGTGGCAGAGCTGCTGATTGCAACTGCTGATTTTGAAAGAGATCTTGAGTCATGGAACATCAG GCCAGTTCATGGAGGGGTTGTCTCAAAGGACTTGTTCCATGACTATATCATGGTTTGGATCCAAGACACGCGGCTTCAGTTACTTGATCTTTGCAAGACAGAAAAG GTACCATGGTTAGATGTATCCACAAATTGTGCAACGTCACCATTTGTTGAGAACATATATGAACAGATTAGAAAAGGCATAAATGAGTATGAGGTGGTGATAAGTAGGTGGCCTCAGTACTTGTTGGCTTTAGAGAAT GCTCTTGCTGACATCGAACGAGCAGTCTTCAAGGCACTAGAAAAACAATACAGTGAGATCCTTGTACCTTTGAGGGATGGGATTCCAAAAATACTCGAGAAGCAAGTGCAGAAGCTCACAAGGCGACAGCCTACTTCTCCTTATGTCGTACCCAGTCAG CTGGGAATCTTTCTTAACACTGTTAAAAGAATCCTTGAAGTGCTACATCCTGGAGTTGAGGATTTTTTAAAATGTTGGGCTGCATGCTTGACAATTGAGGATGGAAATACAATTTTTGGAGAGCAAATGAATGGAATCACAGTAACTCTGAGGAAGAAGTACAAGAAGTACATGCAAGCAATTGTGGAAAAGCTTGTCAGCAAT GCACAAGCAAACCGAACCACGAGGCTCAAAAGGATTCTCGAAGAGACAAAAGAAGCAGAAGGTGAACCCGAGATTCGTGACAGGATGCAGACCTTGTGTCTGCAGCTAACAGATTCGATACACAATCTACATCATGTGTTAGCTATCAGGATCTTTGTTGCAATTTGTCGTGGTTTCTGGGATAGAATGGGACAG ATTGTGTTGAGCTTTCTTGAGAGCCGAAAGGAGAACAGAATATGGTATCGAGGATCCGATTATGCTTTAGGG ATTTTAGATGATCTGTTTGCATCTGAGATGCAGAAACTGCTCGGGAATTC
- the LOC135583407 gene encoding uncharacterized protein LOC135583407 isoform X7 — MFTEGLDETAISWVNQGSDVAQKPRSPLVEKYPVEPVPEQRLLSKCNNFLSPKALPPVKFHSSLLTPHSHLLSDSDEDESVASVPEDYYANYSDSDSDLFGKPGKRSCEEEILSGESSCYEPVRETDGRQRSTLVRGLSKENLRVDVAANNSCRGDEVKSKFSANRSSVSGAIAQNHEQDGFPHSRVHILNEFMAEKFQELGTPSAPPIVGNGRESGSLNLNGETKVNLGTEVSSDFSILAQKVGEIPAGAIPVEGDMQIPLWQTNIASHMPSYNTSVQSAWQTFIAYDACFRLCLNAWARNCMEAPEFLRDECMALRNAFGLQTFLLHPRGQTQGEGRHADSKEGTNVIKGRKMIGQVEIEVKRIRIIPQRRKLQPTSSYRTIYMQMGAEYVKHMSAILKSQINSLRATASPVSSEDTLSCILQLKSSSEDALTESGSSVCLKPGTGDSHIFYPESQGDALLIEVHNINRIIQGRATVPISSLAECHQGEMTRWCPIYLEDHVCVGKVQISISVFHSSDKMTSTKMLQGGPVVETMIYDLVLEATMRAQHFHSKNLHIHGHWKWLLNEFADYYGVTDAYTKLRYLSFIMNAATPTKECLELIYELLLPIMRARGEKNLTRQERSILLDCEDQINNLLATTFENYKSLDELSPTGLTDIFGPIPESAAPALVPAVQIFTLLHDILSQEAQNILRNHLQIAAAKRCRRHMVETDEFMSSNCDGLYADPMTFSTAYLKMKMLCINISNEIQADIKIHNQHIFPSSIDLPNIAASLYSTELCKRLRGFLAACPPSKPSQHVAELLIATADFERDLESWNIRPVHGGVVSKDLFHDYIMVWIQDTRLQLLDLCKTEKSLQVPWLDVSTNCATSPFVENIYEQIRKGINEYEVVISRWPQYLLALENALADIERAVFKALEKQYSEILVPLRDGIPKILEKQVQKLTRRQPTSPYVVPSQLGIFLNTVKRILEVLHPGVEDFLKCWAACLTIEDGNTIFGEQMNGITVTLRKKYKKYMQAIVEKLVSNAQANRTTRLKRILEETKEAEGEPEIRDRMQTLCLQLTDSIHNLHHVLAIRIFVAICRGFWDRMGQIVLSFLESRKENRIWYRGSDYALGKLLGNSLQDKDLDPPRAVIEARSILC, encoded by the exons ATGTTCACCGAGGGGCTGGACGAGACGGCCATCAGCTGGGTCAATCAG GGATCAGATGTTGCTCAGAAACCTCGATCTCCTCTGGTAGAGAAATATCCCGTGGAACCGGTCCCTGAACAACGATTGCTCTCCAAATGCAACAACTTTCTGTCGCCGAAAGCATTGCCCCCCGTAAAATTCCACTCGAGCTTGCTAACTCCGCACTCGCACTTGTTGTCTGATTCGGACGAAGATGAGAGTGTAGCTTCTGTTCCAGAGGACTACTACGCCAATTACTCCGACAGCGACTCCGATCTCTTTGGGAAGCCAGGTAAGAGGAGTTGCGAGGAGGAGATATTGTCAGGTGAAAGTTCTTGCTACGAGCCAGTCAGAGAAACAGATGGCAGACAGCGATCTACTTTAGTTCGAGGGCTTTCCAAGGAGAACCTAAGAGTAGATGTAGCAGCAAACAATTCTTGTAGAGGTGATGAGGTGAAGTCCAAGTTCAGCGCTAATAGAAGCTCTGTCTCAGGTGCCATCGCCCAGAATCATGAACAAGATGGCTTTCCCCATTCACGT GTTCATATTTTAAATGAGTTCATGGCTGAGAAATTTCAAGAACTTGGAACACCCAGTGCACCTCCCATTGTGGGGAATGGAAGAGAATCAGGCAGCCTAAATTTAAATG GTGAAACCAAGGTTAATTTAGGCACTGAGGTCTCTTCAGATTTTTCAATACTGGCACAGAAAGTTGGAGAAATTCCAGCAGG AGCCATACCTGTAGAAGGAGATATGCAGATTCCTCTCTGGCAAACAAATATTGCCTCCCATATGCCAAGCTACAATACTAG TGTTCAGAGCGCATGGCAAACATTTATTGCTTATGATGCATGTTTCCGATTGTGCCTCAATGCATGGGCAAGAAACTGCATGGAGGCTCCAGAGTTCCTTCGGGATGAGTGCATGGCTCTGCGCAATGCCTTTGG ATTGCAAACCTTCTTGCTGCATCCTAGGGGCCAAACTCAAGGAGAGGGAAGGCATGCTGATAGTAAAGAAGGAACAAATGTCATTAAGGGTCGGAAAATGATTGGACAAGTGGAAATTGAAG tGAAAAGGATCCGCATCATACCTCAAAGAAGAAAGCTGCAGCCTACCTCTTCGTATCGAACAATATATATGCAAATGGGAGCTGAATATGTCAAACACATGTCAGCAATTTTAAAAAGTCAAATAAATTCATTAAGAGCAACTGCTTCCCCAGTTTCTTCTGAAG ACACTCTGTCATGTATATTACAATTGAAGAGCTCTAGTGAAGATGCACTCACAGAATCAGGTTCTAGTGTGTGTTTGAAACCTGGAACTGGTGATTCTCATATATT CTATCCTGAGAGTCAAGGAGATGCACTTTTGATTGAAGTCCATAATATAAATAGAATTATCCAAGGTCGTGCCACAGTACCAATATCATCACTGGCTGAATGTCAT CAGGGAGAGATGACTAGATGGTGCCCTATATACTTAGAAGATCATGTCTGTGTAGGGAAGGTTCAAATCTCAATCAGTGTTTTTCACTCTTCGGACAAGATGACTTCCACCAAG ATGTTGCAGGGTGGTCCAGTTGTTGAAACAATGATATATGATCTAGTACTTGAGGCAACAATGCGAGCTCAGCATTTTCATTCAAAGAATTTACATATACATGGTCATTGGAAGTGGCTTTTGAATGAATTTGCTGATTATTATGGAGTAACTGATGCATATACAAAGCTGAG GTATCTttcatttatcatgaatgctgcgACACCTACAAAAGAATGCTTAGAGCTTATATATGAGCTCCTTTTACCCATCATGAGAGCTCGAGGTGAAAAAAATTTAACTAGACAAGAG AGAAGCATTCTACTGGATTGTGAAGATCAGATCAACAATTTGTTGGCAACTACTTTTGAGAACTACAAGTCACTAGATGAGCTTTCACCAACAGGCCTAACTGACATTTTTGGTCCAATTCCGGAATCTGCTGCACCAGCCTTAGTGCCTGCTGTACAGATATTCACTCTTCTGCATGATATCCTGTCTCAAGAAGCTCAAAATATTTTAAGAAATCATTTGCAG ATTGCTGCAGCAAAGCGGTGTAGGCGGCATATGGTAGAAACTGATGAATTTATGTCAAGCAACTGTGATGGACTCTACGCAGACCCTATGACCTTCTCAACAGCATATCTCAAAATGAAAATGCTATGCATTAATATAAGCAACGAGATTCAAGCAGATATCAAGATTCACAATCAGCATATATTTCCTAG TTCCATAGATCTGCCAAATATTGCTGCTTCTTTATACAGTACTGAGCTCTGCAAAAGACTCCGAGGGTTTCTTGCAGCTTGCCCTCCATCCAAGCCCTCACAGCATGTGGCAGAGCTGCTGATTGCAACTGCTGATTTTGAAAGAGATCTTGAGTCATGGAACATCAG GCCAGTTCATGGAGGGGTTGTCTCAAAGGACTTGTTCCATGACTATATCATGGTTTGGATCCAAGACACGCGGCTTCAGTTACTTGATCTTTGCAAGACAGAAAAG TCTTTGCAGGTACCATGGTTAGATGTATCCACAAATTGTGCAACGTCACCATTTGTTGAGAACATATATGAACAGATTAGAAAAGGCATAAATGAGTATGAGGTGGTGATAAGTAGGTGGCCTCAGTACTTGTTGGCTTTAGAGAAT GCTCTTGCTGACATCGAACGAGCAGTCTTCAAGGCACTAGAAAAACAATACAGTGAGATCCTTGTACCTTTGAGGGATGGGATTCCAAAAATACTCGAGAAGCAAGTGCAGAAGCTCACAAGGCGACAGCCTACTTCTCCTTATGTCGTACCCAGTCAG CTGGGAATCTTTCTTAACACTGTTAAAAGAATCCTTGAAGTGCTACATCCTGGAGTTGAGGATTTTTTAAAATGTTGGGCTGCATGCTTGACAATTGAGGATGGAAATACAATTTTTGGAGAGCAAATGAATGGAATCACAGTAACTCTGAGGAAGAAGTACAAGAAGTACATGCAAGCAATTGTGGAAAAGCTTGTCAGCAAT GCACAAGCAAACCGAACCACGAGGCTCAAAAGGATTCTCGAAGAGACAAAAGAAGCAGAAGGTGAACCCGAGATTCGTGACAGGATGCAGACCTTGTGTCTGCAGCTAACAGATTCGATACACAATCTACATCATGTGTTAGCTATCAGGATCTTTGTTGCAATTTGTCGTGGTTTCTGGGATAGAATGGGACAG ATTGTGTTGAGCTTTCTTGAGAGCCGAAAGGAGAACAGAATATGGTATCGAGGATCCGATTATGCTTTAGGG AAACTGCTCGGGAATTC